ACGTTATAGTAATGCTCTTCCTTTTCCACTCTGGGGTTATTAACATGCTGTATATCTATTTTTAAACCTAGGGATTCCCCTACTTCTTTAACCATGCTAGCAATTTGGGCTACGCTATATACTTCATGAATTTGATTAACTACTCTGTACTCTCCTTGATTAGGCGGATGCTCTAACAAGAGGGTTAATGCTTGCATACTATCTTCTAATGAGATAAAACCTCTTGTCTGTCCTCCTTTTCCATATGGTGTTAACGGAAGACCTAATACGGCCTCAACGCAATATCTATTTACTACCGTACCCCATACTTCATCAAAGTCAAATCTAGTTCTTAACTTCTCATCTATTATTTCTTCAGATCTAGTACCGTATACCGGCCCTTGCATTATATCGGTAATAGTTAAATTCCATACTTTATTAGCCCACAGAAGATTGTAACTATCGTAAACCTTGCTCCAATGGTACCAACTGCTAGCCCATTTGGGAAATGGTATTTTATCACGCTTACCATTTATTTCAACTTCAACGAAAGGAGCTTCAAGTATATCATAATTAGGTGTTCCATATTCTCCCATTGTACCCATTTTTAGTATATGTATGGTAGGATCTACTTTAATTATTGAATAAATAAGGTTTATTGTACTAGTGATGTTATTTATAAATGTATAATTAGCGTGATTTACGTCAATCATTGAATAAGGAGCTGATCTCTGTTCAGCGAAGTGCACTATCGCATCTGGCTTATGCCTTTGTATGATTTCGTGTAATTTATCGAAATCCTTTACATCTGCTCTATAAAAAGTTATATTAACATCGAGCAATTTTCTAGCCGCTGCTATTCTTTCTTCTGGATCTGGTAATGGGAAAGCGGAATCTGACCCTACTTCTCTTACTGCATTTCTAGTATATAGATTATCCACTCCTATGACTTCATGTCCTCTTTTAGCTAATCTTAACGCCAAAGGCCATCCTAAGTAGCCATCAGCACCTAAAATAATTACTCTCATCGAGAATGAAAAAGAATCAATAAATAAAAAAACTTATGGTAATTGCAACATTATCTCATAGCTTATTGTTTAATCGTTTGTAGTAAGTGATCTAGATTCTCCTTATAAACCTTGTAGAAGTCTTCAACAGCTTTATTTAACCTCTCCTTATCAGCTTGTGGCAATACCGGCTCTAGAGATGGTCCTATCTCTGCACCTACTACAGTTGGGACACTAATATGTACTATCTCGCCTTGATAAGTTCTAGGCGTAGCAATGCTCATTACTCTCCCTTCATTTAGAGCTATTGCTCTCACAATATCCTTTATTATTGTAGCAGGACCCCAAGTTGTTCCTCCCATTACCCTTATTATTTCTCCTGGTATTGATTTAACGTAATTTTCAACTTCTTCCTTACTTAATCCTTTAGCTACTTCATCAAATGGCTTTCCATTCACTTTTACTGTACTCCATAATACTACTGCATCCTCTCCGTGTTCTCCTGCAACGTAGCCACTTACCTTATTTACTGGGACTTTAAGCTTCTTAGCTATAAATGATCTTAGCCTCATTGTCTCCACCTGGTCTCCAGTACTGATAGTAAATTGCTTGGAAAACCTCATAAACACGGAAGCCATCATATCTACTGGATTTGCAACCATAATGTATATTGCACCTGGATTTCTAGGAGGAAGTTTTTGAGCTAAATCTATCTGTATTTTAGCATTATCCACAAACAAATCTCTTCTACTCATTCCCGGTTTTCTTGGTTTCCCAGCCATGATGAGAATTACATCAGCGTTATTTACATCATCTAATGAATTAGTGCCAATTACTTCGGTATCTAACCCCCTGGTTGCTATTGCGTGCCTTAATTCGTGTTCAAATTTCTCTGGTAATTCTGGTATAATATCGTATAATATTGCTTCTTTAGCTAAACCATCAAAAATTACTGAATAAGCTATTGTCTGTCCTATTTTTCCCACTCCAATAAAAGCTACTTTTAACATTCTATCACAAGTATAAATGTGCGTTCTAAAGTATATTAAGCTTTTTCAAGGTTAATAACAGTTTAGTTTTTTATTCCTTTCTCCTTCTACTCTTTATGGAAATAGCGGAAAAGATAGCTGAGTTTGTGAACTCTGTTAATTATGAAAGCTTGAGTGAAAGCGTTATTCATGAAGCAAAAAGAAGAGTAATTGATTCAATTGCAGTAGCACGAGGCGCGTTAAATTCTCCACCTCACCTAGTTAACAAGAGTGTGGTAAAGTTTTTCCAAGGTGAAGTACCACTGCTCTTTGGTGGGAGTGCTACGCCCGATTTTGCCGCATTTTATAATACATTTTTAATAAGATATCTAGATTTTAATGACACTTACTTGTCAAAAGAACCATTACACCCAAGTGATATGATAGGTGCTTTCTTATCTCTGGGGTCGCTGTTTGATCTTAAAGGAAAAGATGTGATAGAAGGTATAGTAGTAGGCTATGAGGTAGGTACAAAATTGTGTGACTCTACTTCACTTAGAAAGAAAGGTTTCGATCATGTAACATTCCTACAAGTAGGTGCTGCAGCTGGCTTAGCTAAAATGCTAAGTTTTGACGAAAAAACTACAATAAACGCTATCTCATTGACTTTAGTACCAAATATCGCTCTGAGAGAAACTAGATCAGGAGAATTATCGATGTGGAAAGCTGGTGCTGCAGCAGACGCTTCTAGAAAAGCCGTTTTCGCATCGCTTTTATCTAAATTTGGTTTGACTGGTCCTTCAAAGCCTTTCTCAGGTAAATTAGGATTTATAAATGTTATAGCGAAAGATTTTGAATACTCAGTATTTGATCACTTAGATACTAATGGAATACTTAAAACTAGTTTAAAGAAATATCCAGTTGAATATCATGCTGAGGCTGTAGTAGAGGCTGGCAGAAGCTTAACCGTAAATGTTAATGATATAGTTAAGGTTGAGGTGGAAACTTATGAGGCTGCTAAAACCATAATTGCTGATGAAGAAAAATGGAATCCCACCAATAAAGAAACTGCAGACCACAGTCTGCCTTACATTCTCGCTTATACGTTAGTCAATAAGGATTTCTGGTTAGATGCCTATACATCAGAGGCCATTTTTAATGAGAAGATAAGGAATCTGATGAAAAAGATTACAGTTAACGAAAATGAAAAATATACTAGCGTTTATCCTAGGGAATTACCCGTTAAGGTAATAGTATATACCAGTAAGGGTAAAGAAGAGATTGAGGTAAGAAGTCCTAGAGGTTACTATAATAATCCCATGACTGATGAAGAAGTAGAAGAAAAATACTTGAAATTAGGAGGTAAAAGGGAAGAGTTAAATATTTTGTGGAAGATGGAAGAATTAAAGGTGAAAGAAATTGTCTCAAGTGTTAAAGGAATCTGACTTTTTAATAATCCCCGGGGTTTTTAATCC
The nucleotide sequence above comes from Sulfolobus tengchongensis. Encoded proteins:
- the agl3 gene encoding UDP-sulfoquinovose synthase; protein product: MRVIILGADGYLGWPLALRLAKRGHEVIGVDNLYTRNAVREVGSDSAFPLPDPEERIAAARKLLDVNITFYRADVKDFDKLHEIIQRHKPDAIVHFAEQRSAPYSMIDVNHANYTFINNITSTINLIYSIIKVDPTIHILKMGTMGEYGTPNYDILEAPFVEVEINGKRDKIPFPKWASSWYHWSKVYDSYNLLWANKVWNLTITDIMQGPVYGTRSEEIIDEKLRTRFDFDEVWGTVVNRYCVEAVLGLPLTPYGKGGQTRGFISLEDSMQALTLLLEHPPNQGEYRVVNQIHEVYSVAQIASMVKEVGESLGLKIDIQHVNNPRVEKEEHYYNVETKILPSLGFRPKKRMKEEIRNIIQDLIPYKSRLENFKHVILPKTDWRKGRS
- a CDS encoding lactate/malate dehydrogenase family protein produces the protein MLKVAFIGVGKIGQTIAYSVIFDGLAKEAILYDIIPELPEKFEHELRHAIATRGLDTEVIGTNSLDDVNNADVILIMAGKPRKPGMSRRDLFVDNAKIQIDLAQKLPPRNPGAIYIMVANPVDMMASVFMRFSKQFTISTGDQVETMRLRSFIAKKLKVPVNKVSGYVAGEHGEDAVVLWSTVKVNGKPFDEVAKGLSKEEVENYVKSIPGEIIRVMGGTTWGPATIIKDIVRAIALNEGRVMSIATPRTYQGEIVHISVPTVVGAEIGPSLEPVLPQADKERLNKAVEDFYKVYKENLDHLLQTIKQ
- a CDS encoding MmgE/PrpD family protein, encoding MEIAEKIAEFVNSVNYESLSESVIHEAKRRVIDSIAVARGALNSPPHLVNKSVVKFFQGEVPLLFGGSATPDFAAFYNTFLIRYLDFNDTYLSKEPLHPSDMIGAFLSLGSLFDLKGKDVIEGIVVGYEVGTKLCDSTSLRKKGFDHVTFLQVGAAAGLAKMLSFDEKTTINAISLTLVPNIALRETRSGELSMWKAGAAADASRKAVFASLLSKFGLTGPSKPFSGKLGFINVIAKDFEYSVFDHLDTNGILKTSLKKYPVEYHAEAVVEAGRSLTVNVNDIVKVEVETYEAAKTIIADEEKWNPTNKETADHSLPYILAYTLVNKDFWLDAYTSEAIFNEKIRNLMKKITVNENEKYTSVYPRELPVKVIVYTSKGKEEIEVRSPRGYYNNPMTDEEVEEKYLKLGGKREELNILWKMEELKVKEIVSSVKGI